Proteins encoded in a region of the Pigmentiphaga litoralis genome:
- a CDS encoding Bug family tripartite tricarboxylate transporter substrate binding protein, with translation MLRTLTPLALAVSFAVLAPTAHAADAAFPQRPITLIASAAAGGTTDLAARLIAEPLSKALGQPVVVENRPGASGGIAAQAVARAKPDGYTMLLQYSGYQVITPAVVKNLTWDPIKDFAPVANVLSAPQVIVVNANLPIKTLKDLVSYAKANPNKLNYASSGNGSLQQVATELLKMQAGVDITHVPYKGTGPALTDLLSGAVDLTITTPPPLMGHIQSGKLRALAVTDTKRIESLKDVPSAPEAGFPDLEVSSWFAMYAPTGTPQPVIDKVAGEIGKIMATDAFRKKAAELGAEARFMGPKELGAYTQSELTRWAAVVKAANIQE, from the coding sequence ATGCTACGTACCCTGACCCCGCTCGCGCTTGCCGTTTCCTTCGCCGTGCTGGCCCCCACGGCCCACGCCGCCGACGCCGCCTTCCCGCAACGCCCGATCACCCTGATCGCCTCGGCGGCGGCCGGCGGCACGACCGATCTGGCGGCCCGCCTGATTGCCGAACCGCTGTCCAAAGCGCTGGGCCAGCCCGTTGTCGTTGAAAACCGCCCAGGCGCATCGGGTGGCATCGCCGCCCAGGCCGTGGCGCGCGCCAAGCCCGACGGCTACACCATGCTGCTGCAGTATTCCGGCTATCAGGTCATCACGCCCGCCGTGGTCAAGAACCTGACTTGGGACCCGATCAAGGACTTTGCACCCGTGGCCAACGTGCTGTCCGCGCCGCAGGTGATCGTGGTCAACGCCAACTTGCCGATCAAGACCCTGAAAGACCTGGTCAGCTACGCCAAGGCCAATCCGAACAAGCTGAACTACGCGTCGTCGGGCAACGGGTCGCTGCAACAGGTGGCCACCGAACTCCTCAAGATGCAGGCAGGCGTGGACATCACCCACGTGCCCTACAAGGGCACCGGTCCGGCGCTGACCGACCTGTTGAGCGGCGCAGTCGACCTGACCATCACCACCCCGCCGCCGCTGATGGGCCACATCCAGTCGGGCAAGCTGCGCGCGCTGGCCGTGACCGACACCAAACGCATCGAGAGCCTGAAGGACGTGCCGTCGGCGCCCGAAGCGGGTTTTCCTGACCTGGAAGTGTCGTCGTGGTTCGCCATGTACGCGCCGACCGGCACCCCGCAACCGGTGATCGACAAGGTGGCAGGCGAAATCGGCAAGATCATGGCCACCGACGCCTTCCGCAAGAAGGCGGCGGAACTGGGCGCCGAAGCCCGCTTCATGGGCCCGAAGGAGCTGGGCGCCTACACGCAAAGCGAGCTGACGCGTTGGGCGGCTGTGGTCAAAGCCGCCAACATCCAGGAATAG
- a CDS encoding alpha/beta hydrolase — protein sequence MMSVFLSARPAAAFALAACGAVLLASIPTAAAAAAETAQRVAPPATSAEAASGTRPAGTSSAMRSVALSTPSAPSAPSAPSAAPSDPDPADRFAVFTSASAAAAIARPGPSRQAIYTAAPTSDRIVKSRAMGEYRIRVAVPTTPPPAEGYPVVYVLDGDDYFNPGVKLADHLIRTSNGAMTPGIIVGVGYPGDSRRSYDYLPASPVSPDVERRPDGRPIIDDVYGGADHFLDFLEKELKPQIQASYRIDAQRQALYGHSYGGLLAVHAMFTRPDMFQTYLLSSPSLGWNGRYVLTEEPGFNAKVKSGTHRISTVVTVGEFEQALSPEQLRAPDAAERAARAARRRSVDSDRDLSARLDALAPDRLRSKFRVFPGEVHGTVALPAFAYGLPTAFAAQH from the coding sequence ATGATGTCCGTTTTCCTGTCCGCCCGGCCCGCCGCGGCGTTCGCCCTGGCTGCGTGCGGCGCCGTGCTGCTGGCCAGTATTCCCACCGCCGCCGCCGCGGCTGCCGAAACGGCGCAGCGCGTGGCGCCGCCGGCAACGAGCGCTGAGGCCGCGTCGGGTACCCGACCCGCTGGCACGTCGTCCGCCATGCGGTCCGTCGCCTTATCCACGCCAAGCGCGCCAAGCGCGCCAAGCGCTCCAAGCGCCGCGCCGTCCGATCCTGACCCAGCTGACAGATTTGCCGTCTTTACGTCGGCCAGCGCCGCCGCGGCCATTGCCAGACCGGGCCCGTCCCGCCAGGCCATCTACACCGCGGCGCCGACCAGCGACCGCATCGTCAAATCGCGCGCCATGGGGGAGTACCGGATCCGCGTGGCAGTGCCGACGACGCCGCCGCCCGCCGAAGGCTATCCGGTTGTCTACGTACTGGACGGCGACGATTACTTCAATCCGGGCGTGAAGCTGGCCGACCACCTGATTCGTACGTCAAACGGCGCGATGACGCCCGGCATCATCGTCGGCGTGGGTTACCCCGGCGATTCGCGCCGGTCTTATGACTACCTGCCCGCCTCGCCCGTGTCGCCCGATGTCGAACGCCGGCCCGATGGCCGCCCGATTATCGACGACGTCTACGGTGGCGCCGACCATTTCCTGGACTTCCTGGAAAAAGAACTGAAGCCGCAGATCCAGGCAAGCTACCGGATCGATGCGCAGCGGCAGGCGCTGTACGGGCATTCGTATGGCGGCCTGCTGGCAGTCCACGCGATGTTCACCCGGCCAGACATGTTCCAGACCTACCTGCTGTCCAGCCCGTCGCTGGGCTGGAACGGGCGCTACGTATTGACCGAAGAACCCGGCTTCAATGCCAAGGTAAAGAGCGGGACGCATCGCATTTCAACCGTCGTGACCGTGGGGGAGTTCGAACAGGCGCTGTCTCCCGAACAGTTGCGTGCCCCCGACGCCGCGGAACGCGCCGCCCGCGCCGCCCGCCGCCGATCCGTGGACAGCGATCGCGACCTGTCGGCGCGGCTGGACGCGCTGGCGCCCGATCGCCTGCGCAGCAAGTTCCGGGTGTTTCCAGGAGAGGTGCACGGCACCGTGGCGCTACCTGCGTTTGCCTATGGATTGCCGACCGCATTTGCCGCGCAGCACTGA
- a CDS encoding 2Fe-2S iron-sulfur cluster-binding protein has product MSQPPTDSLPADETFAVRVEPMDWHFDARSDESLFEAARRAGIRLPTSCRNGTCRACISVLVEGSIRYRVEWPGLSSSEKEEGYLLPCVAVAQSPLVIDVPEAERIEPR; this is encoded by the coding sequence ATGTCCCAACCGCCAACTGACTCCCTTCCGGCCGACGAGACCTTTGCGGTGCGCGTCGAGCCGATGGATTGGCACTTTGATGCCAGGTCCGATGAGTCCCTGTTCGAGGCCGCGCGGCGGGCCGGCATCCGGCTGCCAACCTCGTGCCGCAACGGCACCTGCCGCGCGTGCATCAGCGTGCTGGTGGAAGGGTCGATCCGGTATCGGGTGGAGTGGCCGGGCCTGAGTTCCAGCGAGAAGGAAGAAGGCTATCTGCTGCCCTGCGTGGCCGTGGCGCAGTCGCCTTTGGTGATCGACGTGCCCGAGGCGGAACGGATCGAGCCGCGCTGA
- a CDS encoding LysR family transcriptional regulator produces the protein MNVSRFDLVTLALFVAVARHGSISAGARQVHLAVGAASRRIADLEAAVNAPLLYRRASGIELTEPGQACLTHALRILKDVEQMAGMMSDYSSGARGTVRIWANTSSITQFLPDDLSSFMVAHPAIRIELEEQNSSTIVEAVLENRADIGIFADRTQAQGLVTLPYRDDELVLIVPRGHAMARKTSVRFVETLDSDFVSLPEATSLANRLLEESSRIEKPLRLRIQVRSFDAVCRMVAAGMGVGILPRLAVEPHVRSMRLKLVPLEDTWARRSLLLGVRDPDALTVSARLLLGHLEAS, from the coding sequence ATGAATGTTTCGCGCTTCGACCTCGTGACGCTCGCCTTGTTCGTCGCCGTCGCCCGTCACGGCAGCATCTCGGCGGGCGCGCGGCAGGTGCATCTGGCGGTGGGCGCCGCCAGCCGGCGAATTGCCGACCTGGAAGCGGCCGTCAACGCGCCGCTGCTGTACCGGCGCGCGTCTGGGATCGAGTTGACCGAGCCCGGACAGGCCTGCCTGACCCATGCGCTGCGCATTCTGAAAGATGTGGAGCAGATGGCCGGGATGATGTCGGACTATTCATCGGGCGCGCGGGGCACGGTGCGGATCTGGGCGAACACGTCGTCGATCACGCAGTTCCTGCCGGATGACCTGTCGTCTTTCATGGTGGCGCACCCGGCCATCCGCATCGAGCTGGAAGAGCAGAACAGCAGCACGATCGTGGAAGCCGTGCTGGAGAATCGCGCGGACATCGGCATCTTTGCCGACCGGACGCAGGCGCAGGGCCTGGTCACCCTACCCTATCGCGATGACGAACTGGTGCTGATCGTGCCGCGCGGCCACGCCATGGCGCGCAAGACGTCGGTGCGGTTTGTCGAGACGCTGGACAGCGATTTTGTGAGCCTGCCCGAGGCCACGTCACTGGCCAATCGCCTGCTGGAAGAAAGCAGCCGGATCGAAAAACCGCTGCGCCTGCGGATCCAGGTGCGCAGCTTCGATGCGGTGTGCCGGATGGTGGCGGCCGGCATGGGGGTGGGCATCTTGCCGCGACTGGCGGTCGAACCGCACGTCCGGTCGATGCGGTTGAAGCTGGTGCCGCTGGAAGACACCTGGGCACGCCGCAGCCTGTTGCTGGGCGTGCGAGACCCGGACGCATTGACGGTGTCGGCGCGCCTGCTGCTGGGGCATCTGGAGGCATCTTGA
- the acnA gene encoding aconitate hydratase AcnA, whose translation MPHNTFDTLKDFKIGKKTGQYYSLPALGQALGIAVERLPVSIRIVLEAVLRNCDGKKVTEDHIRELAAWKPNAPREEEIPFVVARVVLQDFTGVPLLADLAAMRTVAAKQGKNAKSIEPLVPVDLVVDHSVMIDEFGKPKALDLNMKIEFTRNQERYKFLKWGMQAFDTFGVVPPGFGIVHQVNLEYLARGVFKRDKVYYPDSLVGTDSHTTMINGIGVVGWGVGGIEAEAGMLGQPVYILTPDVVGVELKGQLREGVTATDLVLTITELLRKEKVVGKFVEFCGEGTTSLSVTDRATIGNMAPEYGATMGFFPVDDRTIEFFKGTGRTKDEVEALEAYFRAQNMYGVPAAADIDFTKLITLDLSTVTPSLAGPKRPQDRIELGNVKNTFSDLFSKSAAENGFSQPPEKLDQVFKADNGVELQNGDILIAAITSCTNTSNPSVMLAAGLLAKKAVERGMKVRKHIKTSLAPGSRVVTEYLERAGLLPYLEKLGFSVAAYGCTTCIGNAGDIAPEFNELIYLNNLVCAAVLSGNRNFEARIHPNIKANFLASPPLVLAYALAGTMKRDLMTEPVGKGKDGDVWLGDIWPTSDEINEVMKYAMDPAVFRANYAQVKENPGKLWEKIKGGEGDVYEWPDSTYIAEPPFFDNFEMEPAPMPGVKNARALGVFGDSITTDHISPAGSIKDTSPAGKYLIANGVLKPDFNSYGARRGNHEVMMRGTFANVRIKNLMIPPNADGSRVEGGITRFQPGGEELSIYDAAMKYISEGTQTVIFGGEEYGTGSSRDWAAKGTQLLGVKAVIVRSFERIHRSNLVGMGVLPLQFKGEDSVQSLGITGEETYDISGLENGIRPQMDVTLTVRWADGRTRDVPLLLRIDTPIEVDYYNHGGILPFVLRQLMAA comes from the coding sequence ATGCCGCACAACACATTCGATACGCTCAAAGACTTCAAGATCGGCAAGAAAACCGGTCAGTACTATTCGCTGCCCGCGCTTGGCCAGGCGCTCGGCATTGCCGTAGAACGCCTGCCGGTGTCGATCCGGATCGTGCTTGAAGCCGTGCTTCGCAACTGTGATGGCAAGAAAGTGACGGAAGACCATATCCGTGAACTGGCTGCCTGGAAGCCCAACGCCCCGCGCGAAGAAGAAATCCCGTTCGTGGTCGCCCGCGTCGTGCTGCAGGACTTTACCGGCGTGCCGCTGCTGGCCGACCTGGCCGCGATGCGCACCGTGGCCGCCAAGCAGGGCAAGAACGCCAAGTCGATCGAACCGCTGGTGCCAGTGGACCTGGTGGTCGACCACTCGGTCATGATCGACGAGTTCGGCAAGCCCAAGGCGCTGGACCTGAACATGAAGATCGAATTCACCCGCAACCAGGAACGCTACAAGTTCCTGAAGTGGGGCATGCAGGCATTCGACACCTTCGGTGTGGTGCCCCCGGGCTTTGGCATCGTCCACCAGGTCAACCTGGAATACCTGGCGCGCGGCGTGTTCAAGCGCGACAAGGTGTACTACCCCGATTCGCTGGTCGGCACCGACAGCCACACCACCATGATCAACGGCATTGGCGTCGTGGGCTGGGGCGTGGGCGGTATCGAAGCCGAAGCCGGCATGCTGGGCCAGCCGGTCTACATCCTGACCCCCGACGTGGTGGGTGTGGAACTGAAGGGCCAGCTGCGTGAAGGCGTGACCGCGACCGACCTGGTGCTGACCATTACCGAACTGCTGCGCAAGGAAAAAGTGGTCGGCAAGTTCGTGGAATTCTGTGGGGAAGGCACGACCAGCCTGAGCGTGACCGACCGCGCCACCATCGGCAACATGGCGCCGGAATATGGCGCGACCATGGGCTTCTTCCCGGTGGACGATCGCACCATCGAATTCTTCAAGGGCACCGGCCGCACGAAGGACGAAGTCGAGGCGCTGGAGGCCTATTTCCGCGCGCAGAACATGTACGGCGTGCCAGCGGCTGCCGACATTGATTTCACCAAGCTGATCACGCTGGACCTGTCGACCGTGACCCCGTCGCTGGCCGGCCCGAAGCGCCCGCAAGACCGGATCGAGCTGGGCAACGTCAAGAACACGTTTTCGGATCTGTTCAGCAAGTCGGCCGCCGAAAACGGGTTTTCGCAGCCGCCCGAAAAGCTCGACCAGGTCTTCAAGGCCGACAATGGCGTCGAACTGCAGAACGGCGACATCCTGATTGCCGCCATCACGTCGTGCACCAACACGTCCAACCCCAGCGTGATGCTGGCCGCCGGCCTGCTGGCCAAGAAGGCGGTGGAACGTGGCATGAAGGTGCGCAAGCACATCAAGACGTCGCTGGCGCCAGGATCGCGCGTGGTGACCGAATACCTGGAACGGGCCGGCCTGCTGCCCTACCTGGAAAAACTGGGCTTCAGCGTGGCGGCGTATGGCTGCACGACGTGTATCGGCAACGCCGGTGACATCGCGCCGGAATTCAACGAACTGATCTACCTGAACAACCTGGTGTGCGCGGCCGTGCTGTCGGGCAACCGGAACTTTGAAGCGCGGATCCATCCAAACATCAAGGCCAACTTCCTGGCGTCTCCTCCCCTGGTGCTGGCCTACGCCCTGGCCGGCACGATGAAGCGCGACCTGATGACCGAACCCGTGGGCAAGGGCAAGGACGGTGATGTGTGGCTGGGCGATATCTGGCCTACGTCGGACGAAATCAACGAAGTGATGAAGTACGCCATGGACCCGGCCGTGTTCCGCGCCAATTACGCGCAGGTCAAGGAGAACCCGGGCAAGCTGTGGGAGAAGATCAAGGGCGGCGAAGGCGACGTCTACGAATGGCCGGATTCGACCTACATTGCCGAACCCCCCTTCTTCGACAACTTCGAGATGGAACCCGCCCCGATGCCGGGCGTGAAAAACGCCCGCGCGCTGGGCGTGTTCGGCGACTCGATCACGACCGACCACATCTCGCCTGCCGGTTCGATCAAGGACACATCCCCCGCGGGCAAGTACCTGATCGCCAACGGCGTGCTCAAGCCCGACTTCAACAGCTACGGCGCCCGCCGCGGCAACCATGAAGTCATGATGCGCGGCACCTTTGCGAACGTGCGGATCAAGAACCTGATGATCCCGCCGAACGCCGACGGCAGCCGGGTCGAAGGCGGCATCACGCGCTTCCAGCCGGGCGGCGAAGAACTGTCGATCTATGACGCCGCCATGAAGTACATCTCGGAAGGCACGCAGACCGTGATCTTTGGTGGCGAGGAATACGGCACCGGATCGTCGCGCGACTGGGCGGCCAAGGGCACGCAGCTGCTGGGCGTCAAGGCGGTGATCGTGCGCAGCTTTGAACGTATCCACCGCAGCAACCTGGTGGGCATGGGTGTGCTGCCGCTGCAGTTCAAGGGCGAGGACTCGGTGCAGTCGCTGGGTATCACCGGCGAAGAGACGTACGACATTTCGGGCCTGGAAAACGGCATCCGTCCGCAAATGGATGTGACGCTGACCGTGCGCTGGGCCGATGGCCGCACGCGCGACGTGCCGCTGCTCTTGCGTATCGACACGCCGATCGAAGTCGACTACTACAATCACGGCGGCATCCTGCCGTTCGTGCTGCGTCAGTTGATGGCTGCGTAA
- a CDS encoding CaiB/BaiF CoA transferase family protein, which translates to MTRQILDGIKIIELGQLIAGPFAAKTLADFGAQVIKIEPPGQGDPLRKWRLLHEGTSVWWEAQSRSKQSVCIDLRQEDGQELVRTLAASADILIENFRPGTMEKWGMSWEALHAINPRLIMLRVSGYGQTGPKRDEPGFAAIGEAMAGLRYLTGEPGRPPVRAGLSLGDTIAGLHGALGLLLALYERDARGGEGQVIDAALYEGLFNLSESLLPEYSVFGAVRQPAGGALPGIAPSNAYRCGDGEYILIAANGDGIFIRLMRKMGRPDLADDPDLARNDGRALRSVELDTAIEAWTTQHDSGAILEALREAQVPSGRIYTARDIAEDPHYRARDMIAKITAASGIEVEMPGIVPRLSAHPGAIRHRAPTLGEHTDQILHEAGLSNDQIALLRSKGVIA; encoded by the coding sequence ATGACCCGCCAAATCCTTGATGGCATCAAGATCATCGAATTAGGCCAGCTGATTGCCGGACCCTTCGCCGCCAAGACCCTTGCCGATTTCGGCGCGCAGGTCATCAAGATCGAACCGCCTGGCCAGGGCGACCCCCTGCGCAAGTGGCGTCTGCTGCATGAAGGCACGTCGGTCTGGTGGGAAGCGCAATCGCGCAGCAAGCAGTCCGTGTGTATCGACCTGCGCCAGGAAGACGGCCAGGAACTGGTGCGCACGCTGGCCGCCAGCGCGGATATCCTGATCGAGAACTTTCGTCCGGGCACGATGGAAAAGTGGGGCATGTCGTGGGAAGCCCTGCATGCGATCAATCCGCGTCTGATCATGCTGCGCGTGTCGGGCTACGGCCAGACCGGGCCCAAGCGTGACGAACCCGGGTTTGCCGCGATCGGCGAAGCCATGGCGGGCCTGCGCTATCTGACAGGTGAACCCGGCCGCCCGCCGGTGCGTGCCGGCCTGTCGCTGGGTGACACGATTGCCGGCCTGCACGGCGCGCTGGGCTTGCTGCTGGCCCTGTACGAACGCGACGCACGCGGCGGCGAAGGCCAGGTGATCGACGCGGCCCTATACGAAGGCCTGTTCAACCTGAGCGAGAGTCTGCTGCCGGAATATTCGGTGTTTGGCGCGGTGCGTCAGCCTGCGGGCGGCGCGCTGCCCGGCATTGCGCCGTCGAACGCCTACCGCTGCGGCGATGGCGAGTACATCCTGATCGCCGCGAATGGCGATGGCATCTTTATCCGCCTGATGCGCAAGATGGGCCGCCCCGACCTGGCCGACGATCCTGACCTGGCCCGCAATGACGGACGCGCATTGCGCTCGGTGGAACTGGATACCGCGATCGAAGCCTGGACCACCCAGCATGACAGTGGCGCCATCCTGGAAGCCTTGCGAGAAGCGCAGGTGCCGTCGGGCCGCATTTATACCGCGCGCGATATTGCCGAAGATCCGCACTATCGGGCGCGCGACATGATCGCCAAGATCACGGCAGCCAGCGGCATCGAGGTGGAAATGCCCGGCATCGTGCCAAGGCTGTCGGCCCATCCGGGCGCCATTCGCCATCGCGCCCCCACGCTGGGGGAACATACTGACCAGATCCTGCACGAAGCGGGCCTGTCGAACGACCAGATCGCGCTGCTGCGCAGCAAGGGAGTGATTGCATGA
- a CDS encoding hydroxymethylglutaryl-CoA lyase produces MSQGPTRIEMNEVAPRDGLQIEKRQVPTDEKIAFIDALSACGFKRIEVTSFTSAKAIPALADAEAVMQRITRRPGTIYTCLVPNLRGLERALSSRADELNLVMSVSETHNRANLRMTRDQSTAQLLAMLAEASKAGVACTVSLSCTFGCPFEGDVDPAEVLRLARTFADAGAAGITLCDTTGMAFPTQVAAICDEVSRALPHVAITAHLHNTRGMALANALAAWQVGVMRFDAAAGGLGGCPYAPGASGNVNTEELVHMFETMGVDTGVTLTPLLDVVAGLPQLVERPLSNQLLSAGPRLRTHPAPAWLADHFGAA; encoded by the coding sequence ATGAGCCAAGGACCGACCCGCATCGAAATGAACGAGGTGGCGCCGCGCGACGGGCTGCAGATCGAAAAACGCCAGGTGCCGACCGACGAGAAGATCGCCTTTATCGACGCCCTGTCGGCCTGCGGCTTCAAGCGCATCGAAGTGACCAGTTTCACGTCGGCCAAGGCCATCCCGGCGCTGGCCGATGCCGAGGCGGTCATGCAGCGCATCACCCGCCGCCCTGGCACGATCTACACCTGCCTGGTGCCGAACCTGCGCGGGCTGGAGCGGGCGCTGTCCAGCCGCGCCGACGAACTGAATCTGGTGATGTCGGTCAGCGAAACCCACAATCGCGCCAATCTGCGCATGACGCGCGACCAGTCGACCGCACAGTTGCTGGCCATGCTGGCCGAGGCCAGCAAGGCGGGCGTGGCCTGCACGGTGTCCCTGTCATGCACCTTCGGCTGCCCGTTTGAAGGTGACGTCGACCCTGCCGAAGTGCTGCGCCTGGCCCGGACCTTCGCCGACGCCGGCGCGGCCGGCATCACCTTGTGCGACACCACCGGCATGGCTTTCCCGACCCAGGTGGCGGCGATCTGCGACGAGGTGTCGCGCGCCCTGCCCCACGTGGCCATCACGGCCCACCTGCACAACACGCGCGGCATGGCCCTGGCCAACGCACTTGCCGCCTGGCAGGTCGGCGTCATGCGTTTCGACGCGGCAGCGGGTGGCCTGGGCGGCTGTCCGTACGCGCCCGGCGCCAGTGGCAACGTCAACACCGAAGAACTCGTGCACATGTTCGAGACCATGGGCGTCGACACCGGCGTCACGCTCACGCCCTTGCTTGACGTCGTGGCCGGCCTGCCGCAACTGGTGGAACGGCCTTTGTCCAACCAGTTGCTGTCGGCCGGACCGCGCCTGCGCACGCACCCCGCGCCGGCCTGGCTGGCGGACCACTTTGGCGCGGCGTGA
- a CDS encoding DUF2242 domain-containing protein: MRGTSPLFAFVLVVLLGGALAGCASRKTSMYDHEDFDESSTYSRSYAAPAVKACESARRALLSQGYLINKASTDVVDGRKSFQQTAEAHVEIEFHIVCAPDSADGTSSSVFVNAVQDRYTLKKTASSASLGVSILGSVSMPFGTSDDSMVKVGSETIAAPRFYNGFFGLLEQYLAPMQGRAAAQAAEAAAAASAAAARAQAPVPQPAGAIPASATPGVQTAAPKAAAPQATDARPVELKPVEPAAAAAKAAEFKAAESKAAESTAAESKAAESKAVESKAVESKAAEPKAAESKAAEPKAAESKAVESKAAESKSDVPASAPGSSPDALPSAPASTPASIPAAPAAQPSAPVADPVAPGAAPGPDVPTAN, translated from the coding sequence ATGCGTGGGACGTCCCCCTTATTTGCCTTCGTCTTGGTCGTGCTGCTTGGCGGCGCGCTGGCCGGTTGCGCCAGCCGCAAGACGTCGATGTACGACCACGAGGACTTCGATGAATCGTCGACCTACTCGCGGTCGTATGCAGCGCCTGCTGTGAAAGCATGCGAGTCCGCGCGCCGTGCACTGTTGAGCCAGGGATATTTGATCAATAAGGCGTCGACCGACGTGGTGGACGGCCGCAAGAGCTTCCAGCAAACGGCCGAGGCGCATGTCGAGATCGAATTCCATATCGTCTGCGCGCCCGACAGCGCGGATGGGACGTCGTCGAGCGTGTTCGTGAATGCCGTGCAGGACCGGTATACGCTCAAGAAGACGGCAAGCTCGGCCAGTTTGGGTGTAAGCATTCTGGGTTCGGTGTCGATGCCTTTCGGTACCAGCGATGATTCGATGGTGAAGGTGGGCAGCGAGACGATCGCCGCGCCCCGCTTCTACAACGGTTTTTTCGGCTTGCTGGAGCAGTATCTGGCGCCGATGCAGGGCCGCGCCGCAGCGCAAGCGGCGGAAGCGGCGGCGGCTGCCTCGGCCGCGGCGGCTCGTGCGCAGGCGCCGGTCCCGCAACCGGCAGGAGCGATCCCCGCCAGCGCCACACCGGGGGTGCAGACAGCGGCGCCGAAAGCGGCTGCGCCCCAGGCGACGGATGCTCGACCCGTCGAGTTGAAGCCGGTGGAACCGGCCGCCGCGGCGGCGAAGGCGGCGGAATTCAAGGCTGCGGAATCAAAGGCGGCGGAATCGACGGCTGCGGAATCGAAGGCTGCGGAGTCGAAAGCTGTGGAGTCGAAAGCTGTGGAGTCGAAAGCTGCGGAGCCGAAGGCGGCGGAGTCGAAAGCTGCGGAGCCGAAGGCGGCGGAGTCGAAGGCTGTGGAATCGAAGGCTGCGGAGTCGAAGTCAGATGTTCCTGCGAGCGCGCCGGGATCGTCTCCCGATGCCCTGCCCTCGGCACCCGCCTCCACCCCTGCCTCGATACCCGCTGCCCCCGCTGCCCAACCCTCCGCGCCTGTCGCCGACCCCGTCGCCCCTGGTGCCGCCCCTGGCCCCGATGTCCCAACCGCCAACTGA